The Podospora pseudopauciseta strain CBS 411.78 chromosome 2 map unlocalized CBS411.78m_2, whole genome shotgun sequence genome has a window encoding:
- a CDS encoding uncharacterized protein (EggNog:ENOG503NUEG; COG:G), with protein sequence MPWPYFRCSGVCINITHRNSQIDIMATQGLLALWLTAAVLAHGDHEHQKNMAGPHKSLWYNTLPGDGGTQADSVFSGISTFGRLPYLPCLFHKDIDYDIAFIGAPFDTGTSYRPGARFGPSGIRQGSRRLNLYGGYNVPLDTNPFNSWAKVIDCGDIPVTSYDNTYALHQIENGHFSILSRPPTTDATKPGPSLKGKTLPRVITLGGDHTITLPLLRSINRAYGPVTVIHFDSHLDTWKPKVFGGSPSETASINHGTYFYHAAQEGLLRNDTNIHAGIRTTLSGPSDYENDGYCGFEIVEAREIDTIGTEGIIKKIRERVGTKNPVYLSLDIDTLDPAFAPATGTPETGGWSTRELRTILRGLEGVNLVGADIVEVAPAYDTNAEHTTMAAADALFEIMSIMVKKGPLSVLDIDPPADEDTKDL encoded by the exons ATGCCTTGGCCATATTTTCGCTGCTCTGGTGTCTGTATCAACATCACACATCGGAACTCACAAATCGACATTATGGCAACTCAGGGTCTGCTCGCCCTGTGGCTTACAGCTGCCGTTCTGGCGCATGGTGACCATGAGCATCAAAAGAACATGGCGGGGCCTCACAAATCTCTGTGGTACAACACCCTGCCAGGCGATGGAGGGACTCAG GCGGACTCTGTCTTCTCTGGCATCTCAACCTTTGGGCGTCTTCCTTATCTTCCTTGTCTCTTTCACAAGGACATTGACTATGACATCGCTTTCATTG GCGCTCCCTTCGACACGGGCACGTCCTACCGTCCCGGCGCTAGGTTCGGCCCCTCCGGCATCCGGCAGGGTTCAAGAAGGCTCAACCTCTA CGGCGGCTACAACGTCCCCCTCGACACAAACCCCTTCAACTCCTGGGCCAAAGTCATAGACTGCGGCGACATCCCGGTGACATCCTACGACAACACCTACGCCCTCCACCAAATCGAAAACGGCCActtctccatcctctcccgccccccAACCACGGACGCCACCAAACCCGGCCCCTCCCTCAAAGGCAAGACCCTCCCGAGAGTGATCACCCTTGGAGGCGACCACACCATCACACTCCCCCTTTTACGTTCTATCAATCGCGCCTACGGCCCCGTGACAGTCATCCACTTTGACTCCCACCTCGACACCTGGAAGCCAAAGGTATTCGGCGGCTCGCCTTCGGAAACGGCCTCCATCAACCACGGAACGTATTTCTACCACGCGGCACAGGAGGGCCTTTTGCGAAACGACACAAACATCCACGCGGGAATCCGCACAACTCTTTCGGGGCCGAGTGATTATGAGAACGATGGCTATTGTGGCTTCGAGATtgtggaggcgagggagattgaCACTATAGGGACGGAGGGAATCATCAAGAAGATAAGGGAACGGGTCGGGACGAAGAACCCTGTTTATTTGAGCCTGGATATTGATACGCTTGATCCGGCTTTTGCGCCTGCCACGGGCACGCCCGAAACGGGGGGTTGGAGCACGAGGGAGTTGAGGACtattttgagggggttggagggggtgaattTGGTGGGGGCGGATATTGTTGAGGTTGCT CCCGCCTATGATACCAACGCTGAGCACACCACGATGGCGGCTGCGGATGCGCTATTTGAGATTATGAGTATCATGGTCAAGAAGGG CCCCCTGAGCGTCCTCGACATTGACCCCCCTGCAGACGAAGACACAAAGGATTTGTAA